One window from the genome of Leptospira johnsonii encodes:
- the lepB gene encoding signal peptidase I: MKFDSEIIRSIRHSAFHWIKLSFPILFAIFFILYFRIFVIQFYLISGTSMMPSYKENDWVLVKKWGFPAQIGPWVLYILEPDVDRFDVLVLDGIGAELSLKRVVGLPGDFFRFSEGRILINDSSLEEPFLNSGYKTQAPSASILPVIGVSGNIGIGDSGRIPPGYVLVLGDNREFSTDSRNYGLIPFKKLRGKVITSF; encoded by the coding sequence ATGAAATTTGATTCGGAAATAATTCGTTCGATCCGGCATTCTGCATTTCACTGGATCAAACTTTCTTTTCCGATCTTATTTGCAATATTCTTCATTTTATATTTTAGGATCTTCGTGATCCAATTCTATCTGATCAGCGGCACGAGTATGATGCCTAGCTATAAAGAAAACGATTGGGTTTTGGTTAAAAAATGGGGCTTTCCAGCGCAGATCGGTCCTTGGGTTTTATATATCTTAGAGCCGGATGTGGATCGATTCGATGTATTGGTCTTGGATGGGATCGGAGCAGAATTAAGTTTAAAAAGAGTAGTCGGACTTCCCGGCGACTTTTTTAGATTTTCGGAAGGAAGGATTTTGATAAACGATTCTTCCTTAGAGGAACCTTTCTTGAATTCGGGTTATAAGACCCAAGCGCCATCGGCATCTATTTTACCTGTGATCGGAGTCTCGGGAAATATAGGCATCGGAGATTCAGGCAGGATCCCCCCAGGTTATGTTTTGGTATTGGGAGATAACCGAGAATTTTCCACGGATTCCAGAAATTACGGTCTAATTCCTTTCAAAAAATTGAGAGGAAAGGTTATCACCAGCTTTTAA
- a CDS encoding phasin-related domain-containing protein, which produces MEKQILDVLNAGLGLVKSGQEGLDKAKAEFTKSFQELAAKGASDNSEASVRVREFVDKFLNEAKELSTAATKTYEDSRAKALEIYSQIAEEAKKLVPAEQIEAIKAKFSEVTESVKKPAAPTKKTA; this is translated from the coding sequence ATGGAAAAACAAATTCTAGATGTACTGAACGCAGGTCTTGGTTTGGTTAAAAGTGGACAAGAAGGTCTGGATAAAGCGAAAGCAGAATTTACTAAGAGTTTTCAAGAACTCGCAGCTAAAGGCGCTTCCGACAATTCAGAAGCATCTGTTCGTGTTCGCGAGTTTGTAGACAAATTCTTAAACGAAGCTAAAGAATTATCTACTGCTGCTACTAAAACCTACGAAGATTCTCGCGCTAAGGCCCTTGAAATCTATAGCCAAATTGCTGAAGAAGCTAAGAAATTAGTTCCTGCTGAGCAAATCGAAGCTATCAAGGCTAAATTTAGCGAAGTTACGGAGTCAGTTAAAAAACCTGCTGCTCCAACTAAAAAAACTGCTTAA
- a CDS encoding aminotransferase-like domain-containing protein: MTNTDRLLTKYSKIANSLIGRIESGEFPPGSKLPSLRKICLFEECNLSTAVEAFGILQERGFISGRERSGYFVLPRPELYPKYKLEKPVRVPNPSVPEEVSSLMSELADPGFIPFGAAVPDPQFLPYSSLQKAYKKSLKDSQVYKYSDAAGILELRKKIAIRSSGPERRVRPEEVFITLGCSEAAFLALSLSTKPGDKVAVESPLHFVLYQILSELKLKAIEIPTDPFTGLDLQSYISVIKKESPKFLITIPTFSNPTGSLMPLGSKKELLKISSRYGVKILEDDIYGDLQHNGGIRPSSLLSLDAEGIVTHVSSLSKSVNPGLRIGWMISDQIKVENARRLRLAEAISLPAIPQLAASYFIGSLAHERHLREFRRRLGGLVLSYADSFLEYFPKGTKVAIPKGGFLLWIELPKGKDSRVLRFQAVKKKISLVPGNLFSLSGKYVNNFRINAGVLMGPKVISAIQTLGRIAKEI, from the coding sequence ATGACCAATACAGATAGACTTCTTACTAAATATTCTAAGATCGCAAATTCTTTGATAGGCAGAATAGAATCGGGAGAATTTCCTCCAGGTTCCAAATTACCTTCTCTTAGAAAGATCTGTTTATTCGAAGAATGTAATCTTTCGACTGCTGTGGAGGCTTTCGGCATTCTTCAAGAAAGAGGCTTTATCAGCGGTAGAGAAAGATCTGGTTATTTTGTTCTTCCTAGACCGGAACTGTATCCTAAATATAAATTGGAAAAACCTGTAAGAGTTCCGAATCCTTCCGTTCCGGAAGAGGTAAGTTCCCTTATGTCGGAACTTGCGGATCCAGGTTTTATTCCTTTCGGAGCAGCGGTACCCGACCCTCAGTTTTTGCCGTATTCTTCTTTACAGAAAGCATATAAGAAATCCCTAAAGGACTCACAGGTTTATAAATATTCGGACGCTGCTGGTATTTTGGAGCTCAGGAAAAAGATCGCGATCCGTTCTTCCGGTCCAGAAAGAAGAGTTCGCCCTGAGGAGGTTTTTATCACCTTAGGTTGTTCGGAAGCTGCGTTTTTGGCTTTGAGTCTTTCTACCAAACCGGGCGATAAAGTTGCTGTGGAGAGTCCTCTCCATTTTGTTTTGTACCAAATTCTTTCCGAATTAAAACTAAAAGCGATCGAGATACCGACGGATCCTTTTACCGGCTTGGATCTACAATCTTACATTTCCGTCATTAAGAAAGAATCGCCTAAGTTTCTGATCACAATTCCTACTTTTTCGAATCCTACCGGAAGTCTTATGCCATTAGGATCTAAAAAAGAACTTTTGAAAATATCCTCTAGGTATGGCGTGAAAATTCTTGAGGACGATATTTACGGAGACTTGCAGCATAACGGAGGCATTCGTCCTTCTTCTTTATTGTCTCTAGACGCCGAAGGGATTGTGACACATGTTTCTTCTCTTTCTAAATCTGTGAATCCAGGTCTTAGGATCGGTTGGATGATCAGCGATCAAATCAAAGTCGAAAATGCTAGGCGTCTTCGTTTAGCGGAAGCAATCTCTTTGCCCGCGATCCCTCAACTTGCAGCTTCCTATTTTATAGGCTCTCTCGCTCATGAAAGGCATTTGAGGGAATTTAGAAGAAGGTTAGGAGGTCTGGTACTTTCTTATGCGGATTCTTTTTTGGAATATTTTCCGAAGGGAACCAAGGTCGCCATTCCGAAAGGAGGATTTCTTCTTTGGATAGAACTCCCTAAAGGAAAAGATTCCAGAGTTCTCAGATTTCAAGCCGTTAAGAAGAAGATCAGCTTAGTCCCGGGGAATCTTTTCTCTCTTTCCGGAAAGTACGTAAACAATTTTAGAATTAATGCGGGAGTTCTCATGGGACCTAAGGTGATCTCTGCCATCCAAACTCTGGGAAGAATTGCAAAAGAAATTTAG
- a CDS encoding DUF2804 domain-containing protein, translated as MNLETEIQQPTILCDPSGKVNRNAIGWSKTPLHRCNVKGHWLRKKKWNYWCFYDQNFLASFTVSDIDYAGVIFCYWLDRRTGEFQEATVITPFGKGTLLGQTVSSNARYEGKEGFLDFKMDEDGNYRIKVDFLKGTRKSIQADLILEVPNQWESLNVVVPWNRNRFQFTHKLFGLGAKGKVTTDSKSYEFKPKDSFGVLDYGRGVWPYFSKWNWASMSYRPGGNEVYGMNLGGGWTDGTGTTENALLINGRIYKIPSVIAFEFDKKDLKKPWMIYSKESKAVELVFTPDFRRKAYSNMGIIASKVNQMIGSFDGVFRIGKSEFRIESGQGWAEDHIARW; from the coding sequence ATGAATTTAGAAACAGAAATCCAACAACCTACCATTTTATGCGACCCTTCCGGAAAAGTGAATCGGAATGCGATCGGCTGGTCCAAAACTCCCTTACATAGATGTAATGTAAAAGGCCATTGGCTTCGTAAGAAAAAATGGAATTATTGGTGTTTTTACGATCAAAACTTTTTGGCTTCCTTCACTGTTTCGGATATCGATTACGCAGGTGTGATCTTTTGTTATTGGTTGGATAGAAGGACCGGAGAATTCCAAGAAGCTACCGTCATTACTCCTTTTGGAAAAGGCACCTTGCTCGGACAGACTGTTTCCAGCAACGCCCGTTACGAAGGTAAAGAAGGATTCTTGGATTTCAAAATGGACGAAGATGGAAATTACCGAATCAAAGTAGACTTCCTGAAAGGAACCCGCAAATCCATCCAAGCAGATCTTATATTAGAAGTTCCTAATCAATGGGAAAGTCTGAACGTTGTGGTTCCTTGGAATCGAAATCGTTTTCAATTCACTCATAAATTATTCGGATTGGGAGCGAAAGGAAAAGTGACTACCGATTCTAAATCTTATGAGTTCAAGCCTAAAGATTCATTCGGGGTTTTGGATTATGGGAGAGGGGTCTGGCCTTATTTCAGCAAATGGAACTGGGCGTCCATGTCCTATCGTCCCGGCGGAAATGAAGTATACGGAATGAACTTAGGTGGTGGCTGGACTGACGGAACAGGAACCACTGAAAACGCTCTTCTTATCAATGGTAGGATTTATAAGATCCCTTCCGTGATTGCTTTTGAATTCGATAAAAAAGATCTCAAAAAACCTTGGATGATCTACTCCAAGGAAAGTAAAGCAGTCGAGCTTGTGTTCACGCCTGATTTTCGCAGAAAGGCATATTCCAATATGGGTATAATTGCTTCTAAGGTAAATCAGATGATCGGAAGTTTTGACGGTGTTTTCCGAATAGGTAAAAGTGAATTTAGGATTGAAAGCGGACAAGGCTGGGCAGAAGATCATATCGCCCGCTGGTAA
- a CDS encoding motility associated factor glycosyltransferase family protein, protein MKEFRSDLLEKNLASLRSFAPEASERIGSSQINFDIVPTKTEDPNLKIDNVLLHSSMDPRKEAERQLVDLKKGDEERAFLFFGAGLGYSIQYTLGFDKVICVWMEPFPEIIKAAFSLFDFSSMILSGKLRIFLSPYDESAFYEGFKGISGYPVSFIPHRGSLQWKKEEYQELRFLAETFFHKKDVNTATLTRFEKVWTGNFIRNLPELVDMSPINELFGLCKSKVDVVVCGAGPSLYLSLQELKEYRENFILIAVDTALLILQKSGIDPDLVFSVDPQPLNSKYLEGYFGKAKFIFDPTTSYHSLRMPYIGKNHFLTSSPFPWIKLLENASESGLGSVDFGGSVSTNAASLAEKMDARSILLLGQDLSFPGSQAHCKGAILEERLNFLESRTHRREHHNYKQMTALPPKWIESIEGKKIRTNEKLLIFKKWFEERQKDRPWANLGKDGAKLDGIRNITFKEWFKENSSNSEEVSEIKKKIRALLPLKINGKKVSEELNKIRNELKEFGVQVSTGEALSEKIYTLIQNGEKDKESIRKALHDISIIDDRISSKKGLTEFLGISLQRVILAITEGYDTELTLEEKKNERLAVAKKSLLLYSGLKKSTEMNLQLLSKTVRRFSS, encoded by the coding sequence ATGAAAGAATTCAGGTCGGATTTGCTCGAAAAAAATTTGGCCTCACTTCGCAGTTTCGCGCCGGAAGCCTCCGAAAGAATAGGATCTTCCCAGATTAATTTCGATATCGTTCCTACAAAAACAGAAGATCCTAATTTAAAGATCGATAATGTTCTTTTGCATAGCTCAATGGATCCACGCAAGGAAGCGGAAAGGCAGCTTGTGGATCTGAAAAAAGGGGACGAAGAACGAGCGTTTCTATTCTTCGGTGCAGGCCTCGGTTATTCTATACAATATACATTAGGATTTGATAAAGTAATATGCGTATGGATGGAGCCTTTTCCGGAAATCATCAAGGCGGCTTTCTCGCTTTTCGATTTTTCTTCCATGATCCTTTCCGGGAAGTTGAGAATATTCCTTTCTCCTTACGATGAATCTGCGTTTTACGAGGGCTTTAAAGGAATCTCAGGATATCCTGTAAGCTTTATTCCTCATAGAGGGAGTTTGCAGTGGAAAAAGGAAGAATACCAAGAACTAAGATTTTTAGCCGAGACTTTCTTTCATAAGAAGGATGTTAATACCGCTACATTGACCAGATTCGAGAAGGTTTGGACCGGTAATTTTATCCGAAATCTTCCTGAACTTGTGGATATGAGCCCGATAAACGAATTATTCGGTTTATGCAAATCCAAAGTAGATGTGGTCGTTTGCGGGGCCGGACCTTCTCTTTATCTTTCCTTACAAGAACTGAAAGAATATAGAGAGAACTTTATATTGATCGCGGTGGATACAGCTCTTCTCATCCTTCAAAAGTCGGGAATAGACCCGGACCTTGTGTTTAGTGTGGATCCCCAGCCTTTAAATTCTAAATACTTAGAAGGTTATTTCGGAAAGGCGAAATTCATATTCGATCCCACTACTTCCTATCATTCATTAAGAATGCCTTATATAGGTAAAAATCATTTTCTGACTTCTTCTCCTTTTCCCTGGATTAAACTTTTGGAAAATGCTTCAGAAAGTGGGCTGGGGTCGGTAGACTTTGGCGGCTCCGTTTCTACAAATGCTGCGAGCCTTGCGGAGAAGATGGATGCAAGGTCCATTTTGCTGTTAGGACAAGACCTTTCTTTTCCCGGTTCCCAGGCTCATTGTAAGGGAGCGATCTTAGAAGAAAGACTCAACTTTTTAGAAAGTCGGACACACAGAAGAGAGCATCATAACTATAAACAGATGACTGCTTTGCCACCCAAGTGGATCGAATCTATAGAAGGAAAAAAAATTAGAACCAACGAAAAACTTCTGATCTTCAAAAAATGGTTCGAAGAAAGACAAAAAGACCGTCCTTGGGCCAACTTAGGTAAAGACGGAGCTAAGTTAGATGGGATCCGAAATATTACATTTAAAGAATGGTTCAAAGAAAACTCATCGAATAGCGAAGAGGTTTCCGAGATCAAAAAAAAGATTCGGGCCCTTCTTCCTTTAAAGATCAACGGAAAAAAAGTATCGGAAGAATTAAACAAGATTCGCAACGAGTTAAAGGAATTCGGAGTTCAGGTGTCCACGGGAGAAGCGCTTTCAGAAAAAATTTATACTCTTATCCAAAACGGAGAGAAGGACAAGGAGTCTATTCGAAAAGCATTACATGATATTTCTATAATAGACGATCGCATCAGTTCTAAAAAAGGACTCACCGAATTTTTAGGGATCAGTTTGCAGAGAGTGATCTTGGCAATCACGGAAGGGTATGATACGGAACTAACATTAGAAGAGAAGAAGAACGAAAGATTAGCCGTTGCGAAAAAGAGCCTTCTTCTCTATTCCGGACTAAAAAAAAGTACCGAAATGAATCTCCAGCTCTTAAGTAAGACGGTGAGGCGTTTTTCTTCTTAA
- a CDS encoding penicillin-binding protein, which translates to MDYNPLNRKRFTILFVLLCVFFSGLLVRVGYLVFFNDREIAFKNGERIGRGAIYDRRGIELALSIDSSTIGIYPGNVYDPNFTAVQISPYLDIPPEKIESLIREKSRYFLLKREIDDTTASRIMEMALPGVRREREFKRVYPHGSLAASLVGFTGMDDDKALSGLEYYYNQELMTPTEVDSARGANVHLTLDGLIQFKLEKALGKRFEETGAKRAVGLLMEIHTGRILAMASFPSFDPNRYSSFEENSHTNWAIRHVYEPGSTMKIFLASILLNENLIHPNEKFDCPGYVDYGKTRIKCTHVHGKVNLEEILQYSCNAGIIKAAAKIPNDVLYEYMKRFRFGDRSGLLPNESVGYMPVLNKWTPTTPMFMAIGQGISVTPIQLVASAASIVNGGRFITPRVVSHITDSYGEVLQEFQSDETPVGIKEYSTERLLKAMTRVVQAGTGKNAYIQEYSIAGKTGTGQKAVSGRGYQDGLWSASFLGFFPADKPKVVGLILFDEPRGDSHTGGGLAAPVFREVVENIIPIIEQGERTVNVMLPKLERKPLTGKSERIPDLIGRSKREVVELLAPLGVPYKLHGSGFCYEQDPSPGASHEGKRINVFFQ; encoded by the coding sequence ATGGATTATAACCCTCTTAATCGAAAAAGATTCACCATCTTATTCGTTCTATTATGTGTATTCTTCTCCGGGCTTTTGGTCCGAGTGGGTTATCTAGTATTTTTTAACGATAGAGAGATCGCATTCAAGAATGGAGAAAGGATCGGACGAGGAGCGATCTACGATAGGAGAGGGATCGAATTGGCATTGTCCATAGATTCTTCCACGATCGGGATCTATCCGGGAAATGTTTACGATCCGAATTTTACCGCAGTACAAATTTCTCCTTATCTGGACATTCCTCCTGAAAAGATAGAATCGTTGATCCGTGAAAAAAGCAGATACTTCCTTTTGAAGAGGGAGATAGACGATACTACTGCAAGCCGTATCATGGAGATGGCCCTTCCAGGAGTCAGAAGAGAGAGAGAATTTAAAAGAGTTTATCCTCACGGAAGTTTGGCGGCAAGTCTTGTAGGCTTTACAGGAATGGACGACGATAAGGCTCTCTCCGGTTTAGAATATTATTATAACCAAGAATTGATGACACCTACGGAGGTAGATTCTGCTAGAGGTGCAAATGTCCATTTGACTTTGGATGGACTCATTCAATTCAAATTGGAAAAGGCTCTCGGAAAAAGATTCGAAGAAACCGGCGCCAAAAGAGCTGTAGGGCTTCTTATGGAGATCCATACTGGAAGGATATTGGCAATGGCCAGCTTTCCTTCTTTCGATCCGAATCGTTACTCTTCCTTCGAGGAAAATTCACATACAAATTGGGCGATCCGACATGTGTATGAGCCCGGATCCACCATGAAAATTTTTTTGGCGAGTATTCTTCTTAACGAAAACCTAATACATCCGAATGAAAAATTCGATTGTCCGGGATATGTGGACTACGGAAAGACCAGGATCAAATGTACACATGTTCACGGAAAAGTGAATTTAGAGGAGATCCTACAATATTCCTGCAACGCAGGGATTATTAAGGCGGCTGCAAAGATCCCGAACGATGTACTTTATGAATATATGAAACGATTTCGTTTCGGAGATAGATCCGGACTTCTACCCAATGAATCGGTGGGCTATATGCCTGTCTTAAATAAATGGACTCCGACCACTCCTATGTTCATGGCAATCGGCCAGGGAATTTCGGTAACTCCAATTCAGTTAGTTGCATCCGCAGCTTCTATCGTAAACGGAGGAAGATTTATCACACCTAGAGTGGTTTCTCATATCACCGATTCCTATGGAGAAGTCCTACAGGAATTCCAATCCGACGAAACTCCTGTGGGCATCAAAGAATATTCCACCGAAAGATTATTGAAGGCGATGACTCGAGTCGTGCAAGCCGGAACAGGAAAGAACGCATACATACAAGAATACTCCATTGCGGGAAAAACAGGCACAGGGCAAAAGGCGGTATCTGGCCGAGGTTACCAAGACGGATTATGGTCCGCTTCCTTTTTAGGATTTTTTCCCGCGGACAAACCAAAAGTGGTCGGTCTCATCCTTTTTGATGAGCCAAGAGGAGATAGCCATACCGGAGGCGGACTTGCTGCTCCGGTATTCAGAGAGGTTGTGGAGAATATCATTCCGATCATTGAACAGGGAGAAAGAACGGTTAACGTAATGCTCCCGAAATTGGAAAGAAAACCGCTTACAGGCAAATCTGAACGTATTCCTGATCTGATTGGAAGAAGTAAAAGAGAAGTAGTGGAATTATTAGCTCCTTTAGGAGTTCCTTATAAACTTCACGGCAGTGGATTTTGTTATGAGCAAGATCCTTCTCCAGGTGCTTCTCACGAAGGAAAAAGGATAAACGTGTTTTTCCAATGA
- a CDS encoding LIMLP_15305 family protein, producing MTSNSPISQYVSRFKAEKGKILSFLSAFPFYGEVLKNHQYYEADRITRNELSKKLDSLKEPIRRIEENFVRERRMDLISSTEVLLSIIERLKNEIIGASYGLNGLGTGFKATESELEALAEWDYSLIHHSEELLTKVKAPNFPPDVSVEIVRNWVSSFRSELDEFDSALKSRKDVFLKR from the coding sequence ATGACTTCGAACAGCCCGATATCACAATATGTTTCCAGATTCAAAGCGGAGAAGGGAAAGATCTTATCCTTTCTTTCCGCATTTCCTTTCTATGGAGAAGTCTTAAAGAACCATCAATATTACGAAGCGGACAGAATCACTCGAAACGAATTATCCAAAAAATTGGATTCTCTCAAAGAACCTATCCGTAGGATCGAAGAAAATTTCGTCCGAGAAAGAAGAATGGACCTAATCAGTTCCACTGAGGTCTTACTCTCTATCATAGAAAGACTCAAAAACGAAATTATTGGAGCAAGTTACGGTCTGAACGGACTGGGCACTGGATTTAAGGCAACCGAATCTGAGTTGGAAGCTTTGGCAGAGTGGGATTATTCTTTGATCCATCATTCTGAAGAATTATTAACGAAGGTTAAAGCCCCGAACTTCCCTCCCGATGTTTCGGTAGAGATAGTAAGGAATTGGGTCAGTAGTTTTAGATCCGAATTGGACGAGTTCGATTCCGCCCTAAAGAGCAGAAAGGATGTATTCTTAAAACGATAG
- a CDS encoding MmcQ/YjbR family DNA-binding protein: MSDHISVPETILSKLRLICLDLPEAYEEQAWIGIRWCIKKKNFAHVLMLQNGYPPAYAKASGLEGIACLLTFRFSPKKMDVSRFKQYPFFKPVWWEDIIGLVIDDSIDWEELEVLLKESYCQLAPKKLAEMVEGS; the protein is encoded by the coding sequence ATGTCTGATCATATTTCAGTCCCAGAGACAATACTCTCGAAACTCAGACTTATCTGTTTGGATCTTCCGGAAGCATATGAAGAACAGGCTTGGATCGGAATTCGTTGGTGTATCAAAAAGAAAAACTTTGCACATGTTCTGATGTTACAGAATGGTTATCCTCCCGCTTATGCGAAGGCCTCCGGCCTAGAAGGAATTGCTTGTTTATTAACTTTTCGTTTTTCTCCCAAAAAGATGGATGTATCCCGTTTTAAACAATACCCTTTTTTTAAACCGGTTTGGTGGGAAGACATCATAGGATTAGTAATCGATGATTCAATTGATTGGGAAGAACTAGAAGTTCTATTGAAGGAAAGCTATTGCCAACTTGCGCCTAAGAAATTAGCGGAGATGGTGGAGGGAAGTTGA
- a CDS encoding acyltransferase family protein, whose amino-acid sequence MKSYILSIFASKKGEIESLNGIRAIGILMVMTNHLWVSKQPIMGEMPYWLSWFVENQTTIVDVFFVLGGFLNYGGILQSYKRENSFPYRKFITNRSLRILPAYYAALAFSYYYFFKQVQGLKNIPNPSADLLWLIDKGQKALDYVWADGVFLSNFYPRVLDVGWYISLEQQIYFLMVVLGPFFLFSKTKKVRVIILSIIYIIPFLSRCYLFSKGQMNAEALFWTENRFDSMIAGMLLAEYVDYKPVGESLGKLKYSLIGITAIVFILISYSFDWNHFIRLTLANNFYNIALALIIYLAIQKEGLFKTILGLPIFRPLSRITFTVYLWNIPLMGIATRWALKGETLVTLSVLPKLYLICFGFTILAAWPIFLLIEQPFIWWKEKPKVLENKNETKTA is encoded by the coding sequence ATGAAATCCTATATACTGTCTATCTTTGCTTCCAAAAAGGGAGAAATAGAATCATTAAACGGGATCAGGGCGATCGGAATCTTGATGGTAATGACCAACCATCTTTGGGTTTCCAAACAGCCGATCATGGGTGAAATGCCTTATTGGTTATCCTGGTTTGTGGAGAATCAAACCACCATCGTGGATGTCTTCTTCGTATTAGGAGGCTTCCTGAATTACGGAGGTATACTCCAGTCTTATAAAAGGGAAAATAGTTTTCCTTACCGCAAATTTATCACCAATCGTTCTTTACGGATACTTCCCGCTTATTATGCTGCATTAGCTTTTTCTTATTATTATTTTTTCAAACAGGTACAAGGTCTGAAAAATATACCGAATCCGAGTGCGGATCTGCTTTGGTTGATAGACAAAGGTCAAAAGGCTTTGGACTATGTCTGGGCGGATGGGGTCTTCTTATCCAACTTCTATCCAAGAGTCTTAGACGTTGGTTGGTATATTTCCTTAGAGCAGCAGATCTACTTCTTGATGGTGGTTCTCGGTCCCTTCTTCCTATTTTCCAAAACTAAAAAAGTCAGAGTTATTATATTATCGATCATATATATTATCCCTTTCTTATCTAGATGTTATCTCTTTTCAAAAGGGCAGATGAATGCAGAGGCTCTTTTCTGGACAGAAAACAGATTCGATTCCATGATCGCCGGGATGCTTTTGGCGGAATATGTGGATTATAAACCGGTGGGAGAAAGTTTAGGGAAACTGAAATATTCTCTGATCGGGATCACAGCAATCGTATTCATATTGATCTCTTATTCATTCGATTGGAACCATTTCATCCGATTGACCCTCGCAAATAATTTTTATAATATCGCCTTGGCTCTGATTATCTATCTTGCAATTCAGAAAGAAGGTCTATTCAAAACTATCTTAGGATTACCTATCTTCCGTCCATTATCCAGGATCACATTTACGGTTTACTTATGGAATATTCCTTTGATGGGAATCGCAACTAGATGGGCCCTAAAAGGAGAAACGTTAGTTACTCTGAGCGTATTGCCTAAACTCTACTTGATCTGTTTCGGGTTTACGATCCTCGCGGCTTGGCCGATCTTTTTACTGATAGAACAACCTTTTATCTGGTGGAAAGAAAAACCGAAAGTTTTGGAAAATAAGAACGAGACTAAGACTGCATAG
- a CDS encoding aminotransferase-like domain-containing protein, giving the protein MSKLILENRSEIFRPSARPGRTPASVTRDILKVIDTPGMISFAGGLPDDSLFPIEDLKNIFESSVSKKGAKLFQYSDTQGHSDLRAWLADRYYPGSSADEILLTSGSQQALDLLGRYFIEEGSPILLERPSYLGAIQVFSSYAPTFLGINYGEEGPDIEELKYALKNSSEKPKFFYCIPDFQNPSAYSYSLEVRNSLSKLLLDSGVPILEDTAYRELYFKEQLPISLCELGPEHTISIGTFSKTLSPGLRVGWIKAPKKILKDLVVQKQSMDLHSPTLNQELVYGFVSSSKYEEHLSLLRRTYQKKSEHTFACLRKNFGESLPLQISKGGLFYWLEFPEEINTDLLFQKCLEKGLAAVPGSSFFVGKPERNHLRWNFSNASEEETKLGIERLFAVYMEMTEV; this is encoded by the coding sequence ATGAGCAAGTTAATTCTAGAAAATAGATCCGAAATTTTCAGACCTTCCGCAAGGCCTGGCAGAACTCCTGCATCAGTTACCAGAGATATATTAAAAGTGATAGATACACCTGGAATGATCTCATTTGCCGGAGGCCTTCCGGATGATAGCTTGTTTCCTATTGAGGATCTAAAAAATATTTTCGAAAGCTCAGTTTCTAAAAAGGGTGCAAAATTATTCCAATACTCTGATACACAGGGACATTCCGACTTACGTGCCTGGCTTGCAGATCGATATTATCCCGGTTCTTCTGCCGACGAAATCCTTTTGACCTCTGGCTCCCAACAAGCATTGGATTTACTCGGTCGATATTTTATAGAAGAAGGATCTCCCATTCTTTTAGAAAGGCCAAGCTATCTAGGAGCCATTCAGGTATTCTCTTCTTATGCACCGACATTCTTAGGGATCAATTATGGAGAAGAAGGTCCCGATATCGAAGAATTAAAGTACGCGCTAAAGAATTCTTCGGAAAAGCCTAAATTCTTTTACTGCATTCCTGATTTCCAAAATCCTTCCGCCTATTCTTATTCATTAGAAGTCAGAAATTCACTTTCTAAATTACTTTTAGACAGCGGGGTCCCTATCTTAGAAGATACTGCTTACAGAGAATTGTATTTCAAAGAGCAACTTCCGATTTCCTTATGTGAACTAGGTCCGGAGCATACGATCTCCATCGGAACATTCTCCAAAACGCTTTCCCCTGGATTGAGAGTCGGATGGATCAAGGCTCCTAAAAAGATCCTAAAAGATCTAGTCGTTCAAAAACAATCTATGGACTTACATTCCCCAACTCTAAACCAAGAATTAGTCTACGGATTCGTATCATCTTCCAAATATGAAGAACATCTTTCTTTGCTCCGAAGGACCTACCAGAAGAAGTCCGAGCATACGTTTGCTTGTTTACGTAAAAATTTCGGCGAATCTCTTCCTTTACAAATTTCTAAAGGAGGATTATTCTATTGGTTGGAATTTCCGGAAGAGATAAACACAGATCTTCTTTTCCAAAAATGTTTGGAGAAAGGACTCGCAGCAGTTCCAGGATCTTCCTTCTTCGTTGGCAAACCGGAAAGAAATCATCTACGTTGGAACTTTTCAAATGCTTCCGAAGAAGAAACAAAACTAGGAATAGAAAGATTATTTGCGGTATATATGGAGATGACCGAAGTATAA